From one Lysinibacillus sp. G4S2 genomic stretch:
- a CDS encoding APC family permease, which produces MKSSLKRYVIGKPLRSDALGEQKLSKTKALAILSSDALSSVAYGPEQILIVLMTVSTVAFWYSLPIAAGVVVLLTALIFSYRQVIYAYPHGGGAYVVSRENLGVNAGLVAGGSLLVDYILTVAVSVSAGTDAITSAFPSLHPYNVYIAVFFVICLTLLNLRGVTESASILAYPVYLFVLVMLILIGVGIYNVVTGQVPAELHPKVGTPVAGISLFILLKAFASGSSALTGVEAISNAIPNFKDPGPKNASKTLLAMGGILAVLFIGIVSLAYFYGVAPSAKETVVSQIAEASVGRNFFYYIVQGTTAMILVLAANTGYSAFPLLAVNLSKDRFIPRIFEVRGDRLGYSNGILMLGLAAIVLIILFGGATEHLIPLYAVGVFIPFTLAQAGMMRKWWREKPKGWGAKFAINTIGAVISFVVAMMFFVTKLPQVWPVFIFLPIIILTFHRIKQHYQAVGEQLRLNNEELPDVEGNVFIVPVAGITKVVENTLHYTRSLKVDKIIAFYVAFDQADAKAFEEKWKAWQPDVRLVTYYSPYRSITQPLMKFIGKVEHQCEKTGHRVTVVIPQFIPKKGWHHMLHNQSSLLIRATLLFNKNVVIMTVPFHLLK; this is translated from the coding sequence ATGAAATCCTCATTAAAACGTTATGTTATCGGAAAACCATTGAGATCCGATGCGTTAGGGGAACAGAAGCTTAGTAAAACAAAGGCTCTTGCCATACTATCGTCCGATGCTTTGTCATCAGTGGCGTACGGGCCTGAGCAAATTTTAATTGTACTCATGACAGTAAGTACTGTTGCCTTTTGGTATTCGCTACCAATTGCCGCTGGGGTAGTTGTGTTATTAACAGCACTTATTTTTTCGTATCGTCAAGTTATTTATGCGTATCCACATGGTGGTGGTGCATACGTAGTTTCTCGGGAAAATTTAGGTGTCAATGCCGGTCTCGTCGCTGGTGGTTCATTGCTTGTCGATTACATTTTAACCGTTGCGGTAAGTGTGTCGGCGGGGACAGATGCGATTACTTCGGCTTTTCCAAGTCTACATCCCTATAACGTGTATATCGCTGTGTTTTTTGTTATATGTTTAACGCTTTTAAACTTACGTGGTGTCACAGAATCTGCATCCATTTTAGCGTATCCAGTATATTTGTTTGTATTAGTCATGCTGATATTAATTGGAGTAGGGATTTATAACGTAGTAACGGGGCAAGTTCCAGCAGAGTTGCATCCAAAAGTTGGTACACCGGTTGCAGGGATTAGTCTTTTTATATTATTAAAGGCATTTGCATCAGGAAGCTCGGCTTTGACTGGTGTTGAAGCCATTTCAAATGCTATTCCTAATTTTAAAGATCCAGGACCAAAAAATGCGTCTAAAACGTTACTTGCGATGGGCGGTATTTTAGCAGTACTATTTATCGGTATTGTAAGTTTAGCTTATTTTTATGGAGTTGCTCCAAGTGCAAAAGAAACAGTTGTTTCACAAATTGCGGAGGCGAGTGTAGGTCGTAATTTCTTTTACTATATAGTGCAAGGAACAACAGCAATGATTTTAGTACTCGCTGCAAATACAGGTTATTCAGCCTTCCCTTTATTAGCAGTCAATTTATCGAAGGACCGTTTTATTCCAAGAATATTCGAAGTTCGTGGGGATCGTCTCGGTTATTCAAATGGAATCTTGATGCTTGGTTTAGCTGCCATTGTCTTAATCATTTTATTTGGTGGGGCAACAGAGCATTTAATTCCACTTTATGCAGTTGGCGTTTTTATTCCGTTTACGTTAGCGCAGGCTGGAATGATGCGAAAATGGTGGCGTGAAAAGCCAAAAGGTTGGGGTGCAAAATTTGCAATAAATACGATCGGGGCGGTTATTTCCTTTGTTGTCGCTATGATGTTTTTTGTGACGAAATTACCTCAAGTATGGCCAGTATTTATCTTCTTACCAATAATTATTTTGACGTTCCATCGCATTAAACAACATTATCAGGCAGTTGGTGAACAGTTAAGATTAAATAATGAGGAACTACCTGATGTTGAAGGAAATGTTTTCATTGTCCCTGTGGCTGGTATTACGAAAGTAGTCGAAAACACTTTACATTACACACGTTCATTAAAGGTTGACAAAATTATTGCCTTTTATGTTGCCTTCGATCAAGCTGACGCAAAAGCTTTTGAAGAGAAATGGAAAGCTTGGCAGCCAGATGTACGGCTTGTAACATACTATTCACCATATCGAAGTATTACGCAGCCATTGATGAAATTTATTGGTAAGGTTGAACATCAATGCGAGAAAACAGGACATCGAGTAACAGTTGTTATTCCACAGTTTATACCCAAAAAAGGGTGGCATCATATGTTACACAATCAATCGAGTCTATTAATTCGTGCTACGCTGTTATTTAACAAAAATGTCGTTATTATGACAGTGCCTTTCCATTTATTAAAATAA